TTGAAAGCTGCTTTGCTAAGGCCAAATCGATCTTTGATGATGTCAGCCGATGTTTTATCGGAAAAGGGCATTGCATGTCCTGGACGCTCACGCAGGACACTGAGTATCTTGTCTGCGTCTTCATCACGGCCTTTTTCCTTAGGAAGCCGCATCGACAAGTTCACTCGTCCATCTTCTTCCCGCACAAAAGCAACGCGCAGATCAACCAGTTCCCCCACACGCAGCAAGCGTGTGCGTTCCGGTGCAGCGATCAAGCCGATAACCCCATAGCCAAGCACACCGGCTTCACAAATGACGAACGTACCGATTTGCAGCGGCCGATATACACGCCCTTTGACCCACTGATTGCTCCAACTCGAAGGAGCACGCACACATAGAGGTGCTAGATCCTCTTCCAGCGCTAATTTGGCAATTAGACGCCCTTGCCGATCATGCGCCAGGGTGGCAAATACTTTGTCCCCTACGAGTGGGCGCAGTTCTTCCAGTTCCGGCACGTTCCGATATGGAAGCAGCAGATTGCGGCCTAAACCCATTTCGAGGAAATAACCAAATCTCGGGTGGATATCAACAACTTCAAGCAAGCCCACTTCACCCATTTGAATCAGCGGACGCTTCAAAGTCGCCATCAATCGATCCTGTGTATCGTGGAACAAGAAAGCTTCCACTTGATCCCCAGGCTTAATCTTCCCTACAATTTCCGCATAAGGCAGCAACACATCCTGATAGCCGTCGCTCAGAAAGTAACCGTTAGGCGGAACTTCCCTTGCTACCTCGAGGGTAACAAGGGATCCTGCTTCCAGTCTCATACGCGCTCCACAACCTTGGCATCGGACCAAAGTCTTTCGATATTGTAATATTCCCGGTCATCGCGATGGAAAACATGAAGGACAACATCCCCCAGATCAAGCAGGACCCATCTTGCTGTATCAATACCTTCGAAACCGCGAATGTTCACACCGTGTTCATGCGCTTTTTTGCGGGCTTCTCCAGCAATGGCTTGCACTTGTGTCTCACTGTTGCCGTGACAAATAACGAAGTAATCCGCAATCGGCGATACGCCTTGCAGATTAAGCGTGACAACATCTGCCGCTTTCTTATCCTCGGCTGCTTCTACGACAAATGCCAATATTTCCTCTGGGTTTTTACTCATTCAATCATCCTCCAAATATTAAGTGTTTATTTGCTGAATCAAATCATTGCGTGTCAAAATGGTCAATGGATAAATCCGCTTGCCTTTGGCAAGTAAAAAAGCGATCGTAGAATCAAACCCGGCAATCAATGCTTGCTCTAAGCTGATCTCGGCAAGTTCACGAATACGATCAACACTGGGAAAGTCGCGTCCTGGCTCCATATAGTCTGCCAGACAAACGATTTTATCGAGCAATGTCATCGCCTCACGACCGGAAGTATGGTAACGAATGGCATCCAAAACTTCTTCATCCACGATCCCAAATTGGGATTTGGCGATAAAGGCTCCGGCATGGGAATGCCATAGTTCTTTGTCGAACTGCAACAAGTCCTGCGGCAATGCGTTGTCCCTAATAATCTTAGCTTGCTCTTGTACAGGCCAATACTTGCAATAATCGTGCAAAATAGCCGCCAAGTCCGCTTTTTCCGGATCTCCGCCAAAACGCTTGGCTAAGATTACACTGGTTTCCATGACGCCAAGCGTATGCAGCCAGCGTCTTTCAGGCATTTGCTCCTTGACAGCGGCAATCAGCTTCTCACGATTCATACAATCGGTTCACCTCCATGAAACGATTCACAGCCTCTGGAACCAAGTAGCGAACAGAGCGTTTGCGCTGCCTTTCCTCGCGAATAATCGTTGAAGAAATATCTACTTGCGGCATCGGAACGAGCGACACCCGACTACGAATAGGCAGGGGAAGCTGTTCCATATCGAGTGCATAGCCAGGCCTTGCTAAACCAATAAAACGAATATGCCGCACGATGTCATCGATGCGATGCCACTGCGGCAAATATTGAACCATATCTGCACCTATAATATAAGCAAATTCTGTATCCGGATATTCCTTGAGCAGCAGCTCAATGGTCTGGATACTATAAGATACGCCGCCTTTGGTAATTTCGATATCAATCGGCCGAAAAAAAGGATTGCCTTCAGCGGCAAGGCAAACCATTTCCCAACGCTCCTGGATGGATGCCTTTGGGGCATTTGGCTTGTGCGGAGGCACATTAGCCGGCATCAGCCAAACTTCATCCAAACCTGCTTCCACCCTCGCCCGCTCTGCGGCTATTAAATGCCCGGTATGAATCGGATCGAAGGTGCCTCCCATAATTCCGACCAGCATGCTTCCACCTCTTTAGCGCGGCAGTTCGATCTTCTTCTTGTCACGCGATTCTTTGTAGAGCACAACCATTTTGCCAATAACCTGCACAAGCTCAGCCCCGGATTTCTCCGCAAGCTCCGTACCTACCTCATCGCGATCTTCGCCGCTGTTGTTGAGCACGGTAATTTTGATCAGTTCACGCACTTCCAGTGCTTCTTGGATATGACGAATCAAATGTTCGTTCACTCCGCCTTTGCCAACTTGAAAAATTGGATCTACATGGTGCGCCATGGAGCGCAAATAACGTTTCTGTTTGCCTGATAACATCGATGTCCCTCTATTCATTCTTATTCAGCTAACGACTGTTCTACCACCTGTCTCATCGCCGCTACGGGCGCAGGAGTACCAGTCCAATATTCGAAGGCAAATGCGCCTTGATAAATAAACATGCCAAGTCCGCCATGGATGCGGGCACCTTTGGCTTCCGCTTCACGCAAAAACCGCGTGATCCGCGGATTATAAATCAAATCACTGACTAAATGGTGTTCGCGCAGCAGCTCTACCGGCATTGGAAGCTCATCGACATGAGGATGCATGCCAGCTGATGTTGTATTGAGTACAAAATCAACTTCATCCACAATATCCCCAAGCTCATCAAGTCCCAGTCCAACAGTCTTTGTATAGACGCTGATTGTTTCCGCAAGTTCAATGGCACGTTCCTTGGTGCGATTTGCTATATAAATACAGGCTACACCTTCTTTGGCAAGCGCATAAGCAACACCTCTTGCCGCGCCGCCAGCCCCAAGGAGAAGCACACGTTTACCTGACAGCACAATACCCGTCTCTTCTTTAAGCGATCTTACATAGCCGATGCCATCGGTGTTGTAGCCGACAAGCTTGCCAGCTTCATTCACGATGGTATTCACCGCGCCAACAATGCTGGCGCCTTCATCAATTTCATCGAGATATGACATGACTTCCACTTTGTGTGGAATGGTTACATTGATTCCACGATAGCCTAATGCCCGAATTCCACGAACCGCGTTACCCAACTCATCAGGACGAACATGAAAAGCTGCGTATACCGCATTAATTCCGGCTTCTTGAAAAGCCCGATTTAACATAATCGGGGAACGGGAGTGCCGAATCGGATCTCCGAATACCCCGTATAGAATCGTATGACTGTCAATTGTGCGGCTCTTCTCCATGGTTTCCTCCGGTCTCCCTATATCAATGCTTCACGCGCGATAACTTTAATCCCCTTAGGTGCATGAACGGCAAGATCTGCTCCAGCGATACTGTTGACACGAATCCAACCCAAGCCTGAGATCAACACATCCATCTGTTTCCCCTTAGGAATGTGCAGCGGATGCTTCACAAGCTTAGGCAGTTCTTCCAGATCTGCTAGATTCGGAGGCGCCAGCATGACACCTTTGTGCTCCTCATACAACTCATCCGCGCGTTCTAATTTGGTACGGTGAATTTGCACCGCATTGGACGTATAGCAAGTAAAGGACTGATGCTCCCCTTTAATAAAGTCAAATCTGGCTAAAGCGCCAAAAAATAATGTTTGGGCTTCATTCAATTGAAAAACCATCGGTTTTAGCGGCTTATCCGGCATAATACGGGCTAAGTCGCGCTTCTTCACCACTTCTGTTAACCGGTGCTTATGAACAATCCCCGGCGTATCCACGATAAATTTCCCGTCATCTAACGGGATCTTCACGAGATCCAGCGTAGTGCCTGGGTACTGTGATGTCGTAAGTTCCGAATCCAAGTCGCTGTAATCGCTGATCAAACGGTTAATCAACGTTGATTTGCCCACATTCGTGGCCCCAACGACATAGACATCCATGTTGCCGCGATACTCTTGAACAGCAGTAATTACACGATCAAAGCCAATATTTTTCTTCGCGCTGCAAAGAACAATATCCACGACCTTGAGATTCTCTTCCTTGGCTCTGCGCTGCACCCAATTAATAATTTTGTTGGCGTTCGTTACTTTGGGCAGCAAATCGATTTTATTGACGACAAGCAGAACCGGATTCGAGCCAACAAAGCGGGCTAGACCACTGATCATACTGCCTTCAAAGTCAAAAATATCTACGATTTTCACAACCAGCGCTTTGGTTTGACCGACGTGTCCCAACAATTTCAGGAAGTCGTCCTGCTGGAGAGTGATACTCGAAGATTCATTGTAGTGTTTAATGCGATAGCAGCGCTGACAAATCAGCGGCTCCTTGTCCATCGCTTCGGCTGGTATGTAACCGAGCTTGCCTTTTTCTTCCGTTTGCAGAAGGACACCACAGCCTGCACAACGATTCACTGTTTCTGTAATCATGAAACCTCCTAATTCTTCATCCTCTTCAATGCCCACTTCTCAATACGGCGATTAATTTTCGTGAAAAAACCTTCATCCGCTATGGAGATCGGCTGAACCAGGATCGTATAAAGCCCCATTCGATTGCCGCCAAGAACGTCTGTTAACATTTGATCGCCTATGACCGCTGTTTGTCTAACGTTCGTACCAAGCAGCTTCATAGCCTTGTGAAATGAGACGTTCGTAGGTTTCTTGGCACGATGGATGAACGAAATGCCCAGAGGCTCGGCAAAGGCGGAAACGCGGCCATGGTTGTTGTTGGACACAATGACCACCTTGAAGCCCATCTTCTGCAGCTGTTTCAACCACTCTATTAACTCAGGAGTCGCATGCGGATCACGCGCGCCTACCAGTGTGTTATCGAGATCTGTAATGATTCCGCGAACGCCAAAATCCCAAAGGTGATTGGCATCAATATCATAGATTGTATGTACGGACTGTCTGGGTATGAGCTTTTTCAGCAAACAACTTCCCTCCAACTGCTTCCTCGACATATACGTGAAACTATACCATAGTGACCCGTTTGTTGCAAAAAGAAAAAGAACATATTTTCGCTCTAGGAACGCGCCGGAAGCGGCAGCCAGTTCAATACATTTTGAATTTTGCGATCCCAATAGCCCCATTCATGTGTGCCTGGCTCTTCTTCATAGGTTAGGTTCAGCTTCAAATCGCGGCAATAATCACGGAACCTGATATTATCTTCATACAGGAAATCTTCCGTGCCACAGCATTGATAGAGTTCAGGCTTAACCCCTTGGTACACCGACAGTTGATCTGCCAAATGAAATAAATCGTCACCGCTGCCTTTAATCTTCGTAACATCGCCATAGATCAGTTTGAAATCATCCGGAAAACTGATGGCCCGGCCGGAAATATCCAAAGCTCCGGATAAGCTAGCCGCTGCAGCAAACCGATCTGGATGCGTTAGCGCAAGCTTCATTGCTCCGTAACCGCCCATGGAAAGTCCTGCCGCATAATTCAATTCTCTTTCTTCGGCTAATGGAAAAAAGGAACGGGCGAGAGCAGGCAGCTCCTCACTGATGAACGTCCAGTAGTTAGGTCCCGACGCCATATCGGCATAAAAGCTGCGATTCACAGCAGGCATGACAACCGCAATGCCAAGCTCTGAAGCATATCGTTCAATCGACGTTCTGCGCATCCAAATGGTATGATCATCGGACAAACCGTGGAGCAAATAAAGTGTCGGATGCTTGTCCCCATAAACAGATGAAGCCAACCCAATTTGACTTTTCGCCACTTGCGGTAAAATAACGTGCATCGATGCAGATACACCAAGAGAATCTGAAAAAAAGTGACAATCTATAAACGCCATATGAATATCTCCTCTCACAGGGAAGCCACTCCCTATTAGGGAAGTGGCTTCTACTGCTATTTCATCTGTTCTTTTAATCGGCTTATCGACTGATTAACCGTTTGGTAATCCGTTTCTGTAGAACTCAACTGACTATACTTGGCTCGTTCAAAGAGCTCGATCACCGTTTCCAGCTCTTTTTTCATCCACTTGCTTTGATTCGCCCACCGTGTTGCCGCTTCTCTCATCGTTTCATGTTCCAGACGCAAATAGCCTCTGCGGCGGCTTAATCGCAGCAGTTTTTCAAATTCAACAATAATTTTTTGATTAAAATTAATCACTTGTAATTCTTTGCGCCGTGTTCGCCAAGCGCTCCAGACCTCGCTTCTCATTGCGAAGTATAAGCCGGAAGCAACCACAAAAGCTGCTGCTATACCGCTTAAAGTTAGCCATAGCCATGTAAAGCTTGGCGCCGCTTCTGTTGACTCTACTTCAGGCAATGGGTCCGTTTCTGTTGTTAACGGAACAGGAGGCGGCGTTACCTCAGGGAATAGATTCGGCAACTTGAAGCCTGAAGTCGGTTCAAAAGAAATCCAGCCGAAACCTTCAAAATAAACTTCTACCCACGAATGGGCATCTGAATTTCTGATCGTGTACGTCCCCTCAGCATTTGCATCGATTTCAGCTCCCAATTGACCCAAAATACCGAAGTCCCTGATCTGGTCAGGTACTGGTGAGACGCCCGATGAATACCCTTTTACCCAACGTGTAGGAAGACCGATCGAGCGCGTAAGGACAGCCATAG
Above is a genomic segment from Paenibacillus sp. HWE-109 containing:
- a CDS encoding CvfB family protein, with the protein product MRLEAGSLVTLEVAREVPPNGYFLSDGYQDVLLPYAEIVGKIKPGDQVEAFLFHDTQDRLMATLKRPLIQMGEVGLLEVVDIHPRFGYFLEMGLGRNLLLPYRNVPELEELRPLVGDKVFATLAHDRQGRLIAKLALEEDLAPLCVRAPSSWSNQWVKGRVYRPLQIGTFVICEAGVLGYGVIGLIAAPERTRLLRVGELVDLRVAFVREEDGRVNLSMRLPKEKGRDEDADKILSVLRERPGHAMPFSDKTSADIIKDRFGLSKAAFKRALGKLMKDGLIYQEEDWTYLKPEETQG
- the rsfS gene encoding ribosome silencing factor, with product MSKNPEEILAFVVEAAEDKKAADVVTLNLQGVSPIADYFVICHGNSETQVQAIAGEARKKAHEHGVNIRGFEGIDTARWVLLDLGDVVLHVFHRDDREYYNIERLWSDAKVVERV
- the yqeK gene encoding bis(5'-nucleosyl)-tetraphosphatase (symmetrical) YqeK, translated to MNREKLIAAVKEQMPERRWLHTLGVMETSVILAKRFGGDPEKADLAAILHDYCKYWPVQEQAKIIRDNALPQDLLQFDKELWHSHAGAFIAKSQFGIVDEEVLDAIRYHTSGREAMTLLDKIVCLADYMEPGRDFPSVDRIRELAEISLEQALIAGFDSTIAFLLAKGKRIYPLTILTRNDLIQQINT
- a CDS encoding nicotinate-nucleotide adenylyltransferase, with product MLVGIMGGTFDPIHTGHLIAAERARVEAGLDEVWLMPANVPPHKPNAPKASIQERWEMVCLAAEGNPFFRPIDIEITKGGVSYSIQTIELLLKEYPDTEFAYIIGADMVQYLPQWHRIDDIVRHIRFIGLARPGYALDMEQLPLPIRSRVSLVPMPQVDISSTIIREERQRKRSVRYLVPEAVNRFMEVNRLYES
- the yhbY gene encoding ribosome assembly RNA-binding protein YhbY produces the protein MLSGKQKRYLRSMAHHVDPIFQVGKGGVNEHLIRHIQEALEVRELIKITVLNNSGEDRDEVGTELAEKSGAELVQVIGKMVVLYKESRDKKKIELPR
- the aroE gene encoding shikimate dehydrogenase, which gives rise to MEKSRTIDSHTILYGVFGDPIRHSRSPIMLNRAFQEAGINAVYAAFHVRPDELGNAVRGIRALGYRGINVTIPHKVEVMSYLDEIDEGASIVGAVNTIVNEAGKLVGYNTDGIGYVRSLKEETGIVLSGKRVLLLGAGGAARGVAYALAKEGVACIYIANRTKERAIELAETISVYTKTVGLGLDELGDIVDEVDFVLNTTSAGMHPHVDELPMPVELLREHHLVSDLIYNPRITRFLREAEAKGARIHGGLGMFIYQGAFAFEYWTGTPAPVAAMRQVVEQSLAE
- the yqeH gene encoding ribosome biogenesis GTPase YqeH, whose product is MITETVNRCAGCGVLLQTEEKGKLGYIPAEAMDKEPLICQRCYRIKHYNESSSITLQQDDFLKLLGHVGQTKALVVKIVDIFDFEGSMISGLARFVGSNPVLLVVNKIDLLPKVTNANKIINWVQRRAKEENLKVVDIVLCSAKKNIGFDRVITAVQEYRGNMDVYVVGATNVGKSTLINRLISDYSDLDSELTTSQYPGTTLDLVKIPLDDGKFIVDTPGIVHKHRLTEVVKKRDLARIMPDKPLKPMVFQLNEAQTLFFGALARFDFIKGEHQSFTCYTSNAVQIHRTKLERADELYEEHKGVMLAPPNLADLEELPKLVKHPLHIPKGKQMDVLISGLGWIRVNSIAGADLAVHAPKGIKVIAREALI
- a CDS encoding YqeG family HAD IIIA-type phosphatase, whose amino-acid sequence is MLKKLIPRQSVHTIYDIDANHLWDFGVRGIITDLDNTLVGARDPHATPELIEWLKQLQKMGFKVVIVSNNNHGRVSAFAEPLGISFIHRAKKPTNVSFHKAMKLLGTNVRQTAVIGDQMLTDVLGGNRMGLYTILVQPISIADEGFFTKINRRIEKWALKRMKN
- a CDS encoding alpha/beta hydrolase, with protein sequence MAFIDCHFFSDSLGVSASMHVILPQVAKSQIGLASSVYGDKHPTLYLLHGLSDDHTIWMRRTSIERYASELGIAVVMPAVNRSFYADMASGPNYWTFISEELPALARSFFPLAEERELNYAAGLSMGGYGAMKLALTHPDRFAAAASLSGALDISGRAISFPDDFKLIYGDVTKIKGSGDDLFHLADQLSVYQGVKPELYQCCGTEDFLYEDNIRFRDYCRDLKLNLTYEEEPGTHEWGYWDRKIQNVLNWLPLPARS